From one Solanum stenotomum isolate F172 chromosome 12, ASM1918654v1, whole genome shotgun sequence genomic stretch:
- the LOC125848841 gene encoding protein PLASTID TRANSCRIPTIONALLY ACTIVE 14 isoform X1 yields the protein MVSSTILIQQPTNFFHQPEFHHQLWRGMHHGCAASLQKHPIFVCKSNKRNRPSRVSASANGAVTSSTLEAYDSSPSPSAFPLFTLPSEPQDTPASQLELADPDFYKIGYVRSFRAYGIEFREGPDGYGVFASKDVEPLRRARVIMEIPLELMLTISKKLPWMFFPDIIPVGHPIFDIINSTNPETDSDLRLACLLLYAFDCKDNFWQLYGDFLPSADECTSFLLATEEDLLELQDEKLASTMREQQHRALEFWERNWHSAVPLKIMRLAQDPERFIWAMSIAQSRCINLQTRIGSLVQDANMLVPYADMMNHSFQPNCFFHWRFKDRMLEVMINAGQRIRKGEEMTVDYMAGQKNDLFMQRYGFSSPVNPWDVIHFTGDAKIHLDTFLSVFNISGLPGEYYHNTGKLSNDGDRFVDGAIIAAARTLPTWSDGDLPPIPSLERKAVKELQEECHQMLAEFPTTSDEDQKILDSMPECRRTLEAAIKYRLHRKLLIEKVIQALDIYQDRILF from the exons ATGGTTTCTTCCACCATTCTAATTCAGCAACCGACGAACTTCTTCCACCAGCCAGAGTTTCACCATCAG TTATGGAGAGGTATGCACCATGGATGTGCTGCATCATTGCAGAAACATCCTATTTTTGTATGTAAAAGTAACAAGAGAAACAGACCTTCGAGAGTTTCTGCAAGTGCTAATGGTGCTGTTacttcttccactttggaggCTTATGATTCTTCTCCGTCTCCTTCTGCATTTCCTCTTTTTACACTCCCTTCTGAACCCCAAGATACTCCTGCTTCTCAG TTGGAACTGGCAGATCCTGATTTCTACAAAATAGGATATGTTAGAAGTTTTCGAGCCtacggaattgaattcaggGAAGGACCAGATGGGTATGGAGTGTTTGCTTCCAAAGACGTGGAGCCTCTCCGTCGAGCTAGG GTTATAATGGAAATTCCTTTAGAACTTATGTTAACCATAAGCAAAAAGCTTCCTTGGATGTTTTTTCCAGATATTATACCTGTAGGACATCCAATATTCGACATTATCAATTCAACCAATCCTGAG ACAGATTCGGACTTGAGGTTGGCATGCCTTCTTTTATATGCTTTTGATTGCAAGGACAACTTTTGGCAGCTTTACGGAGACTTCTTGCCTAGTGCTGATGAATGCACTAGCTTTCTTCTAGCTACTGAG GAGGATCTTTTGGAGTTGCAAGACGAGAAGCTTGCTTCAACCATGAGAGAACAGCAACATCGGGCACTTGAGTTTTGGGAGAGAAACTGG CATTCTGCAGTACCTCTCAAAATTATGCGTCTTGCTCAGGATCCTGAGAGATTTATTTGGGCAATGAGTATAGCACAATCTCGATGCATCAACTTGCAAACGAGAATTGGTTCACTGGTTCAAGATGCAAATATGTTGGTACCTTATGCTG ACATGATGAATCATTCTTTTCAGCCAAATTGCTTTTTCCATTGGCGCTTCAAGGACCGCATGCTTGAGGTGATGATAAATGCAGGACAAAGAATTAGAAAAGGAGAAGAG ATGACTGTTGATTACATGGCTGGACAGAAGAATGACTTGTTTATGCAGAGATATGGTTTCTCTTCGCCTGTG AATCCTTGGGATGTCATTCATTTCACCGGAGATGCCAAAATTCATCTAGACACCTTTTTATCGGTCTTTAACATATCTGGCCTCCCTGGAGAATATTACCACAACA CAGGTAAGCTATCGAATGATGGAGACAGGTTCGTCGATGGAGCAATAATAGCAGCTGCAAGAACATTGCCCACTTGGTCAGATGGAGATCTCCCTCCAATTCCAAGTCTAGAGAGGAAAGCAGTGAAGGAGCTGCAAGAAGAATGCCACCAGATGCTTGCAGAATTTCCCACAACTTCTGACGAAGACCAGAAAATCCTAG ATTCAATGCCTGAATGCAGGAGAACACTCGAAGCAGCAATAAA GTATAGATTACATCGGAAATTACTGATAGAGAAGGTTATACAGGCATTGGACATTTACCAAGACAGGATTCTGTTCTAA
- the LOC125848841 gene encoding protein PLASTID TRANSCRIPTIONALLY ACTIVE 14 isoform X2, whose protein sequence is MVSSTILIQQPTNFFHQPEFHHQLWRGMHHGCAASLQKHPIFVCKSNKRNRPSRVSASANGAVTSSTLEAYDSSPSPSAFPLFTLPSEPQDTPASQLELADPDFYKIGYVRSFRAYGIEFREGPDGYGVFASKDVEPLRRARVIMEIPLELMLTISKKLPWMFFPDIIPVGHPIFDIINSTNPETDSDLRLACLLLYAFDCKDNFWQLYGDFLPSADECTSFLLATEEDLLELQDEKLASTMREQQHRALEFWERNWHSAVPLKIMRLAQDPERFIWAMSIAQSRCINLQTRIGSLVQDANMLVPYADMMNHSFQPNCFFHWRFKDRMLEVMINAGQRIRKGEEMTVDYMAGQKNDLFMQRYGFSSPVNPWDVIHFTGDAKIHLDTFLSVFNISGLPGEYYHNSKLSNDGDRFVDGAIIAAARTLPTWSDGDLPPIPSLERKAVKELQEECHQMLAEFPTTSDEDQKILDSMPECRRTLEAAIKYRLHRKLLIEKVIQALDIYQDRILF, encoded by the exons ATGGTTTCTTCCACCATTCTAATTCAGCAACCGACGAACTTCTTCCACCAGCCAGAGTTTCACCATCAG TTATGGAGAGGTATGCACCATGGATGTGCTGCATCATTGCAGAAACATCCTATTTTTGTATGTAAAAGTAACAAGAGAAACAGACCTTCGAGAGTTTCTGCAAGTGCTAATGGTGCTGTTacttcttccactttggaggCTTATGATTCTTCTCCGTCTCCTTCTGCATTTCCTCTTTTTACACTCCCTTCTGAACCCCAAGATACTCCTGCTTCTCAG TTGGAACTGGCAGATCCTGATTTCTACAAAATAGGATATGTTAGAAGTTTTCGAGCCtacggaattgaattcaggGAAGGACCAGATGGGTATGGAGTGTTTGCTTCCAAAGACGTGGAGCCTCTCCGTCGAGCTAGG GTTATAATGGAAATTCCTTTAGAACTTATGTTAACCATAAGCAAAAAGCTTCCTTGGATGTTTTTTCCAGATATTATACCTGTAGGACATCCAATATTCGACATTATCAATTCAACCAATCCTGAG ACAGATTCGGACTTGAGGTTGGCATGCCTTCTTTTATATGCTTTTGATTGCAAGGACAACTTTTGGCAGCTTTACGGAGACTTCTTGCCTAGTGCTGATGAATGCACTAGCTTTCTTCTAGCTACTGAG GAGGATCTTTTGGAGTTGCAAGACGAGAAGCTTGCTTCAACCATGAGAGAACAGCAACATCGGGCACTTGAGTTTTGGGAGAGAAACTGG CATTCTGCAGTACCTCTCAAAATTATGCGTCTTGCTCAGGATCCTGAGAGATTTATTTGGGCAATGAGTATAGCACAATCTCGATGCATCAACTTGCAAACGAGAATTGGTTCACTGGTTCAAGATGCAAATATGTTGGTACCTTATGCTG ACATGATGAATCATTCTTTTCAGCCAAATTGCTTTTTCCATTGGCGCTTCAAGGACCGCATGCTTGAGGTGATGATAAATGCAGGACAAAGAATTAGAAAAGGAGAAGAG ATGACTGTTGATTACATGGCTGGACAGAAGAATGACTTGTTTATGCAGAGATATGGTTTCTCTTCGCCTGTG AATCCTTGGGATGTCATTCATTTCACCGGAGATGCCAAAATTCATCTAGACACCTTTTTATCGGTCTTTAACATATCTGGCCTCCCTGGAGAATATTACCACAACA GTAAGCTATCGAATGATGGAGACAGGTTCGTCGATGGAGCAATAATAGCAGCTGCAAGAACATTGCCCACTTGGTCAGATGGAGATCTCCCTCCAATTCCAAGTCTAGAGAGGAAAGCAGTGAAGGAGCTGCAAGAAGAATGCCACCAGATGCTTGCAGAATTTCCCACAACTTCTGACGAAGACCAGAAAATCCTAG ATTCAATGCCTGAATGCAGGAGAACACTCGAAGCAGCAATAAA GTATAGATTACATCGGAAATTACTGATAGAGAAGGTTATACAGGCATTGGACATTTACCAAGACAGGATTCTGTTCTAA